The following is a genomic window from Sebaldella sp. S0638.
AATGGCAGAGGGTTAAAGAAGGTAATTGGCAAGGTGGCAAAATGCCACTAGGTTATGAAAATACAAAAGATGGTATTGTCATTGTTGAGGATGAGTCACAGATTGTCAGAAATATATTTGAATATTATATTGCTACAAAAAGTTTAGGGAAAACTTCTAAATTATTCAAAAAGCATATTTCATCTATAAAATGGATTCTTTCTAATGAATTTTATACTGGTATGTTTCCATTTGGTAGAAAAGAAAATAATATTAATACTGGAAAAGTCAAAATACATGATACTCCTATAGAAATATTTGAAGGAAAACATGAAGCTATTATTGATAAAAATACTTTTAATATTGTTCAGGAATTTCTAAAAATTGGTAGACCTTGTACACTTAAAGGATATATCTTAATATTTAGCGGACTTATCGTATGTGAACATGGAAAAAAAATGTATAAAAATTCAAAGAACAAAAAAGGAAACTATTTTTATTATTATAGAGCTCATAAATGTTCATGTTCGCTTCCCAGCGAGGATATAGAAGCTAAAGTTATACAAGAACTATTAAAAATGGAAAAGTTAAGAGATTTGAGAAAAAACGAAGTTGAAATTCAAAAAATCCTATTTCATATTAATCTTTTAACTGATAAATTAAAAGAAATTGATAATAGAAGAAAGAAATATATTGATTTATATACAAACGATATAATTAGTAATCAAGAATTGGATTCTTATATTCAAAAAATCAATAAAGAAAAAATGGATATTAATAATGATATTGAATTACAAGAAAAACTATTAATTGAGCTTGATACAGAAGGAGAAAGTGAAGTTTTAAATACCTTAGAGGATGTGTTGGCAAATATGGAAGATATGGATAGAAAAGAGATACAAGAATTATTTAGATTATTAATAAAAAAAATTGAATTAACTTCAATTAATCCAATTTCTTTAAATGTTGTACTAAATATATAATTATAACTATATCAAATAGTCGGGAATAACTCTGGTGCCTAGAAGAGGACTCGAACCTCCGACCCTGCGGGTATGAACCGCATGCTCTAGCCAGCTGAGCTATCTAGGCTTATTTGGTTGCGGAGGCTGGATTTGAACCAACGACCTTCGGGTTATGAGCCCGACGAGCTACCAGACTGCTCTACTCCGCGTCAACCATTGTTTATAATTAAAGTGGTGCCTCGGGCCGGACTTGAACCGGCACGGTGCTAATCACCACAGGATTTTAAGTCCTGTGCGTCTACCTATTTCGCCACCAAGGCTAAACAACAAAAGAAATTATACACTGTCTTCCATTGTTTGTCAACACTTTTTTTTATTTTTTCTTTATTTTATAATATTTCTGTTAGAATACAACCTCGTCAATAGGCGTTACTATTACTGCCAAGGATATTCTGTCACTTAAATCTGATTTTACTTTTCTTATTACATCCACTATCTCCTGTGCCTGCTCATCTTCCACTATCAGAAGAAGCATACTGTCAGTCCCCGGCCAAACATGATTATCAAAGTGTTTCAGATCTTTTCTCCACTGTCCTGTAATCTTAGATAATATCAGATATCTTTCTACACCGGATTCCTTAATTTCTGACACAATATCGTTCAAAAGGTACGAGGCAAATAATATTTTTACTTCCTTCATTCCTTCTCCTCCTTTATTTAATCATCTTGATATTTCTTCTTTTCCAGAGCTTTCAGTTTTCTCTCTTCTACCATTGAGTAAACTACAGGAATGAATACAAGTGTCAGCAATGTCGAACTTGAAAGTCCGAATATTACCGCAATTGACATTCCCTGATAGTATCCTGCCCCTGTTCCTATTCCCAGAGCCAGAGGTACCCATCCTAGTACTGTTGTTAATGTAGTCATCAATATCGGTCTTAGTCTTGATCTACCAGAAGCCATAATTGCTTCTCTGAGCTCTATGCCCCGGCTCCGCAGAAGACCGATGAAATCCAGCAGGACTATGGCGTTATTAACAACCATTCCCGCAAGCATGATAAGCCCTACCAGTACGAACATACTTATCGGTGTATTTGTTATCAGAAGTCCGAATGTCACCCCGATCAATGACAACGGCAGTGTTCCCAGAAGTATAAGCGGCAGCGAGAAAGATTCCAGCTGTGCAGCCATGATGAAATACATCAGGAATATTGACAATAGCAATGATTGCGCCAATTCTCCACCCATTTCCTGCTGACTGTCCGCATCTCCGGAAAGTCCTATCCGATATCCTGTTGGAGGATTTTCATCTTTAAATCCTTGCTGTACTATTGCAAGAGCTTCGTTCAATCCTCTTGTACCAATGTTTGCTCCTACTTTTATCTGCTGAAGTCCATCCTGCTTTTCTATAGCTGACGGCCCTTCTACTTCTTCTATACTTGCAAAATCTCTTAATCTTACAAATGAACCATTGCTCGATTTCATACTTAAATCCAGTATTTTGTCATTTGTATCTCTGTACTGTTCTTCTAGCTGAATTGTTACATCTATTTCATCATTTCCTTCTCTGATATTTATAGGATCTATACCAAGAACGGACATATTTAATAATGTTGCCACATCAGTAACTGAAATTCCGTATGTTGCTGCTTTATCCCTGTCAATTACTACTCTGGCCTGCGGGTTTCCGCCTTCATATGAAGATTTTATATCCTTAAGCCAGCCTGTTTCCTGCATTTTTGCTATTATTCCCTTGGAAATTCTGTCCAGCTCGTCTATATTATCACCTTGTACCAGAAACTCAAAATCTCTGCTTGGAGTGCTTGTACTAAAGTCTGGAGACATATTTAATTTTATATCTGGTATATCCTGAAGCTGGTCTCTTATTCTGTCCATTACTTTAAATGTACTCTCTTTAGTCTTATCTTTTATTTTTACGTTTACTATCGCATAACTTTTATCTACAACTGCTGAGTATACTCCCGTTGCCTTATCTTTGGACACTACCTGCTCTATCTGCTTTGTTACTTCATAAGACTTGGTCAAATCTAATCCTGATGATAACTCGGCAACTACAGCGTATTCTTTATTATCTACCTGCGGGAAAAATACCATTTTTACGAATCTTAACCCGAAAATAGAAAGTACGAATAATACTAACACTGTTATTATTACTGTAGCTCTGTGATCAAGGGCAGAACCGATAAACTTATAGTAACCCTCTTTCATGCTTGTAAAGAATTTTCCTTCCGGCTTTATTCTCTTTGCATTCAGGAAAAACTTCGATGCCAAAGGTACGAATAATAATGCTACTACTATTGATGTACTGTGTGCGAACATAATTGATAATGATAAATCTTTAAATACCATTCTTGCTGCACCCTGCTGAAGCAGAATCGGGAAAAACACGCAGACTGATGTTGCCGTAGAGGCTACCAAGGCCAGTCCTACTTCATTTGCTCCGTTTACTGCTGCTGCATCTACTGGTTCTTTTTCTTCTGTCATATGCCTGAATATATTATCCAGCACCACGACGGAGTTATCGACCAGAGATCCTACCCCTAATGAAAGACCCATTAGTGAAACCAGATTCAGTGTTACTCCTTGTGTGGTTAGCAGGAAGAACGTAAATACTATTGATATCGGCACCGCTATTGCGACTACCAATGTTGCTCTTATATCTTTAAGGAAGACCATAAGCACTATTACTGCAAGCACAAGGGCTCCTACAGCTGTATCCCTAACGTTTGCTATGGAATCTTTTATGTTTTGGCTTCCGTCATAAATTACTTCATATTTTGAACCAGATGGGAAATATGGTTCCAGTTCTTTTAACTGTT
Proteins encoded in this region:
- a CDS encoding efflux RND transporter permease subunit — translated: MTAAEFALKRKVTTIVIMIVMFFLGLVSMMNMKQELLPNFDIPVVVATVTWSGASPEDVDSQITRQVEDAVLNVDGIKKVMTNSQLGVSTVVVQFEYGEDTDIKQTQIQAEVDKIKKDLPTDADSPIIGTYEIASGSLVLLVNFSGSDAVEITTFASNMLEQRLKRIKGVGAVDTLGGLTREIRVEVDPYKLEAFGLTPVELYSLIQSSNTIVPSGFVKEGGKEFLLRVLGEIKTLDQVENILIRNNSGQTLKLKDVAKVTYTTKDRETYSKLDGTDAVSIAISKTSDGNLVEISDKVKEQLKELEPYFPSGSKYEVIYDGSQNIKDSIANVRDTAVGALVLAVIVLMVFLKDIRATLVVAIAVPISIVFTFFLLTTQGVTLNLVSLMGLSLGVGSLVDNSVVVLDNIFRHMTEEKEPVDAAAVNGANEVGLALVASTATSVCVFFPILLQQGAARMVFKDLSLSIMFAHSTSIVVALLFVPLASKFFLNAKRIKPEGKFFTSMKEGYYKFIGSALDHRATVIITVLVLFVLSIFGLRFVKMVFFPQVDNKEYAVVAELSSGLDLTKSYEVTKQIEQVVSKDKATGVYSAVVDKSYAIVNVKIKDKTKESTFKVMDRIRDQLQDIPDIKLNMSPDFSTSTPSRDFEFLVQGDNIDELDRISKGIIAKMQETGWLKDIKSSYEGGNPQARVVIDRDKAATYGISVTDVATLLNMSVLGIDPINIREGNDEIDVTIQLEEQYRDTNDKILDLSMKSSNGSFVRLRDFASIEEVEGPSAIEKQDGLQQIKVGANIGTRGLNEALAIVQQGFKDENPPTGYRIGLSGDADSQQEMGGELAQSLLLSIFLMYFIMAAQLESFSLPLILLGTLPLSLIGVTFGLLITNTPISMFVLVGLIMLAGMVVNNAIVLLDFIGLLRSRGIELREAIMASGRSRLRPILMTTLTTVLGWVPLALGIGTGAGYYQGMSIAVIFGLSSSTLLTLVFIPVVYSMVEERKLKALEKKKYQDD
- a CDS encoding recombinase family protein is translated as MRAVIYARVSTIMQEEGRSLEYQIKKCQDFCELKGYSVYKTFQDVESGGKDERVGFIDLQKEIEIKNFDILVVFESSRISRVTRTMLDFVFKLQTNDIKFVSISQPELDTTTHTGMLFFQIQASLGEYERKLTSSRVKTSKWQRVKEGNWQGGKMPLGYENTKDGIVIVEDESQIVRNIFEYYIATKSLGKTSKLFKKHISSIKWILSNEFYTGMFPFGRKENNINTGKVKIHDTPIEIFEGKHEAIIDKNTFNIVQEFLKIGRPCTLKGYILIFSGLIVCEHGKKMYKNSKNKKGNYFYYYRAHKCSCSLPSEDIEAKVIQELLKMEKLRDLRKNEVEIQKILFHINLLTDKLKEIDNRRKKYIDLYTNDIISNQELDSYIQKINKEKMDINNDIELQEKLLIELDTEGESEVLNTLEDVLANMEDMDRKEIQELFRLLIKKIELTSINPISLNVVLNI
- a CDS encoding PG0541 family transporter-associated protein, coding for MKEVKILFASYLLNDIVSEIKESGVERYLILSKITGQWRKDLKHFDNHVWPGTDSMLLLIVEDEQAQEIVDVIRKVKSDLSDRISLAVIVTPIDEVVF